From a single Nymphaea colorata isolate Beijing-Zhang1983 chromosome 4, ASM883128v2, whole genome shotgun sequence genomic region:
- the LOC116253448 gene encoding costars family protein WS02710_H03 has product MNVEEEVERLKEEIKRLGDPQQDGSYKVKFGVLFNDDRCANIFEALVGTLRAAKKRKVVAYEGELLLQGVHDKVEIVLLKPT; this is encoded by the exons atgaacGTGGAGGAAGAGGTAGAGCGGTTGAAGGAGGAAATCAAGAGACTGGGAGACCCCCAACAGGATGGTTCTTACAAG GTAAAATTTGGGGTACTCTTCAACGATGACCGATGCGCAAACATATTTGAAGCACTGGTTGGAACCCTGCGTGCAGCCAAAAAGAGGAAGGTTGTTGCATATGAAGGAGAATTGCTGTTGCAAGGTGTTCATGACAAAGTGGAAATTGTTCTGCTAAAGCCTACTTAA
- the LOC116253447 gene encoding UDP-glycosyltransferase 91C1 — protein sequence MEANQRCHVVMFPWLAFGHLIPFLELSRSLATRGFKVSFISTPRNIKRLPGVPLELSAQLSLVGFPLPPDDGLPEDAEATIDVELDTVQYLKRAYDGLRAPFEKFVEMTSPDWIIYDCVAYWVPQVASRFSIPCAYFCAFSAAAAAVFGPTWQLTGERSRSTPEEYAVVPEWINFPSTVKFSKYEAISICSTLGVPDVTAMLGWKRYATVIEGCDVVLIRSCTEYEGPYVGLLREIFGKPVKPVGLLPPAQDFWEPRATQMNPKWASCFSWLDAQAPNSVVFVGFGSECKLSVEQIHELAFGLEQSGLPFIWALRNPLGLPAQVDVLPEGYRTRLGQRGLVCMDWVPQVKILAHPSIGGHLFHSGWGSIIESLEHGIPLILVPMILDQGLNARLAEEKMVGIEIERNEMDGTFTRDDVAKALRLVMVEDEGEPLRAKAREMRSVFGNKGLQDEYIGGLVEYMNDQRSSKLIAERSGSRQRK from the coding sequence ATGGAAGCAAACCAACGATGCCATGTTGTGATGTTCCCGTGGTTGGCCTTTGGGCACTTGATCCCATTCCTTGAGCTCTCCAGGTCTCTAGCAACAAGAGGATTCAAAGTCTCTTTCATATCGACACCCAGAAACATAAAAAGGCTACCAGGGGTCCCCCTAGAATTATCGGCCCAGCTTAGCCTAGTCGGGTTCCCGTTGCCGCCCGACGATGGCTTGCCGGAGGATGCCGAAGCCACCATAGATGTCGAGCTCGATACGGTCCAATACTTGAAGAGGGCCTACGATGGGCTCAGAGCGCCCTTTGAAAAGTTCGTTGAAATGACCTCCCCAGACTGGATCATCTATGACTGCGTTGCATACTGGGTGCCTCAGGTTGCAAGTAGGTTTAGCATCCCTTGTGCATACTTTTGTGCCTTCAGTGCTGCAGCCGCAGCAGTCTTTGGCCCGACCTGGCAATTGACCGGTGAACGGAGCCGGTCAACGCCGGAAGAGTATGCAGTTGTGCCTGAATGGATCAACTTCCCTTCCACCGTCAAGTTCAGCAAGTATGAAGCCATCTCTATTTGTAGCACACTAGGAGTGCCGGACGTAACCGCAATGTTGGGCTGGAAGCGatatgcaactgtaattgaaGGCTGTGATGTAGTGCTGATTAGAAGTTGCACAGAATATGAGGGGCCTTATGTCGGCCTTCTCCGGGAAATCTTTGGCAAGCCGGTCAAGCCAGTCGGCCTGCTCCCCCCAGCTCAGGATTTTTGGGAACCCAGAGCAACCCAGATGAACCCAAAGTGGGCTAGTTGCTTCAGCTGGTTGGATGCACAAGCCCCAAATTCTGTTGTGTTTGTGGGATTTGGAAGTGAGTGCAAACTAAGTGTTGAACAAATACATGAACTAGCGTTTGGGCTGGAGCAATCAGGCTTGCCCTTCATTTGGGCATTGAGGAACCCACTTGGGCTGCCTGCTCAAGTGGATGTGCTGCCAGAGGGCTACCGCACCCGGCTTGGTCAACGTGGGCTCGTCTGCATGGATTGGGTTCCCCAGGTCAAGATCCTCGCTCACCCGTCTATTGGCGGACACTTGTTTCATTCTGGCTGGGGCTCGATAATCGAGTCGCTTGAACATGGGATTCCACTCATTCTTGTGCCAATGATACTTGACCAAGGATTGAATGCAAGGCTGGCGGAGGAGAAGATGGTTGGGATAGAAATAGAGAGGAATGAGATGGATGGAACGTTCACAAGAGATGATGTTGCTAAGGCACTCAGGCTGGTGATGGTTGAAGATGAAGGGGAGCCCCTCCGGGCCAAAGCAAGGGAGATGAGGTCAGTTTTTGGAAATAAGGGTTTGCAAGATGAATACATTGGTGGATTGGTTGAATACATGAATGACCAAAGATCCTCGAAGTTGATTGCAGAAAGGAGTGGCTCTAGGCAAAGGAAGTGA